Proteins from a single region of Coregonus clupeaformis isolate EN_2021a chromosome 19, ASM2061545v1, whole genome shotgun sequence:
- the phlda2 gene encoding pleckstrin homology-like domain family A member 2, which yields MKMSAEQISEVLKEGELEKRSDNLLQFWKRKTCVLTTDSLNIYADTQKRTKSKELKLQSIKKVDCVERTGKFVYFTIVTTDNKEIDFRCSGEDNCWNAVITMALIDFQNRKAIQDFKTRQDDESGSPGQHESRMARAP from the coding sequence ATGAAAATGTCAGCAGAGCAGATTTCCGAGGTCCTGAAAGAGGGAGAGCTGGAGAAGAGGAGTGACAACCTCCTTCAGTTCTGGAAAAGGAAGACATGTGTCCTGACCACGGATAGCCTCAACATCTATGCCGACACGCAGAAGCGCACCAAGAGCAAGGAGCTCAAACTCCAGTCTATCAAGAAAGTGGACTGTGTTGAGCGCACTGGCAagtttgtctacttcaccatTGTTACCACGGACAATAAGGAGATAGATTTTCGGTGCTCCGGTGAAGATAACTGCTGGAATGCGGTGATCACCATGGCGTTGATAGACTTCCAGAACAGAAAGGCCATTCAGGACTTTAAAACGCGACAGGACGACGAGAGCGGGTCCCCAGGACAGCACGAGAGCCGCATGGCCAGAGCTCCCTGA